One region of Corvus hawaiiensis isolate bCorHaw1 chromosome 12, bCorHaw1.pri.cur, whole genome shotgun sequence genomic DNA includes:
- the CES2 gene encoding cocaine esterase isoform X1, which produces MALPSPIAVLCTLFCSVVFLVCGTEGQSAAEPEVTIALGRLKGTQTKVKGTDKHVNVFLGIPFAKAPLGSLRFSPPEPPEPWTGLRDATSYPPLCPQDLSLLKAAEKNFKEKHFAFQTSEDCLYLSVYSPAGSSKKDKLPVMVWIHGGNFIFGGAARYDGSALSAYENVVVVIIQYRLGLLGFFNTGDEHARGNWAYLDQVAALRWVQGNIEHFGGDPGSVTLFGASAGSCSVFAHVLSPLSKGLFHKAISESGILIPPNKDLHLSTNLEKISSIFKCETSSSLSLLNCLRKQEAEHLVFNSKEISFLPLVLDEVFLHKPPEEILAGKEFNVVPFMIGVTNNEFGWNIRSTSKMTSLREIGDRKSIASTLEFFLPMIDVPSDFLPMIIDEYLGDTEDPAELRDRFLDLLGDMAIVMPAIKALNYHRESGAPTYFFEFQHRPSSYWDSKPDYVKADHGDEVGFVFGGPFLAGDIQLRSEVTEEEKNLSRTLMKYWANFARNGNPNGEGLVEWPSYNQNEEYLQINLQQKKDRKLKEKKVEFWKKVILEKTKNKSMENKKVKLEL; this is translated from the exons ATGGCTCTTCCAAGCCCGATTGCAGTGCTTTGCACTTTGTTTTGTAGTGTAGTGTTCCTCGTGTGCGGGACAGAAG GACAGAGTGCTGCTGAGCCAGAAGTGACTATTGCACTCGGACGGCTCAAAGGAACACAGACAAAAGTGAAGGGGACAGACAAGCATGTGAatgttttcctgggaattcctTTTGCAAAAGCCCCTCTTGGATCTTTGAGGTTTTCCCCACCTGAACCGCCTGAACCCTGGACTGGTCTGAGAGATGCAACTTCTTACCCACCACT gtGTCCTCAAGATCTGTCCCTGttgaaagcagctgaaaaaaactttaaagaaaagcacTTTGCATTCCAAACTTCTGAGGATTGTTTGTACCTCAGTGTTTACAGCCCTGCTGGCTCAAGCAAGAAGGACAAGTTACCT GTAATGGTGTGGATCCATGGAGGCAATTTTATATTTGGTGGTGCTGCTAGGTATGATGGCTCTGCACTGTCAGCCTACGAGAATGTTGTGGTGGTAATAATTCAGTACCGACTGGGACTCCTTGGATTCTTCAA TACTGGTGATGAGCACGCCCGCGGGAACTGGGCATACTTGGATCAAGTCGCAGCTCTTCGGTGGGTCCAAGGAAACATTGAGCACTTTGGTGGAGATCCAGGCTCTGTCACTCTCTTTGGTGCATCTGCAGGATCTTGCTCTGTTTTTGCACAT GTGTTATCTCCTTTATCCAAGGGTCTCTTTCATAAAGCAATATCAGAGAGTGGAATTCTAATTCCCCCCAATAAAGACTTACATCTTTCAACAAATCTTGAG aaaatttccaGTATCTTTAAGTGTGAGACGAGcagttccctgtccctgctgaacTGCTTGAGGAAGCAGGAAGCAGAGCACCTGGTCTTTAACAGCAAG gaAATCTCATTTCTACCCTTAGTTTTGGATGAAGTGTTTCTTCATAAGCCACCTGAAGAGATATTGGCTGGAAAAGAATTCAATGTAGTGCCATTTATGATAGGAGTCACCAACAATGAATTTGGCTGGAATATTAGATCT ACATCAAAAATGACAAGTTTGAGGGAAATAGGAGATAGAAAATCAATTGCCTCAACTCTAGAGTTTTTTCTACCAATGATA GATGTACCCTCAGATTTTCTGCCCATGATCATAGATGAATATCTGGGAGACACAGAGGATCCTGCAGAGCTACGGGACCGATTCCTGGACCTGCTGGGGGACATGGCAATTGTTATGCCTGCCATCAAAGCACTGAATTATCACAGGG AGTCTGGAGCTCCTACCTACTTCTTCGAATTCCAGCACCGGCCCAGTTCATACTGGGATAGCAAACCAGACTATGTGAAGGCTGACCATGGGGATGAAGTTGGCTTTGTCTTTGGGGGGCCATTTCTGGCTGGTGACATCCAGCTCCGCA GTGAAGttacagaggaagagaagaaccTCAGCAGAACTCTAATGAAGTACTGGGCTAACTTTGCTCGAAATGG AAATCCTAATGGAGAGGGTCTGGTTGAATGGCCATCTTACAACCAAAATGAAGAATACTTGCAGATAAATCTACAacaaaagaaagacagaaagttgaaagaaaagaaggtaGAATTCTGGAAAAAAGTGATCCttgaaaagacaaagaacaaaagCATGGAAAACAAGAAGGTTAAATTAGAGTTATAG
- the CES2 gene encoding cocaine esterase isoform X2, with amino-acid sequence MALPSPIAVLCTLFCSVVFLVCGTEGQSAAEPEVTIALGRLKGTQTKVKGTDKHVNVFLGIPFAKAPLGSLRFSPPEPPEPWTGLRDATSYPPLCPQDLSLLKAAEKNFKEKHFAFQTSEDCLYLSVYSPAGSSKKDKLPVMVWIHGGNFIFGGAARYDGSALSAYENVVVVIIQYRLGLLGFFNTGDEHARGNWAYLDQVAALRWVQGNIEHFGGDPGSVTLFGASAGSCSVFAHVLSPLSKGLFHKAISESGILIPPNKDLHLSTNLEKISSIFKCETSSSLSLLNCLRKQEAEHLVFNSKEISFLPLVLDEVFLHKPPEEILAGKEFNVVPFMIGVTNNEFGWNIRSTSKMTSLREIGDRKSIASTLEFFLPMIDVPSDFLPMIIDEYLGDTEDPAELRDRFLDLLGDMAIVMPAIKALNYHRESGAPTYFFEFQHRPSSYWDSKPDYVKADHGDEVGFVFGGPFLAGDIQLRSEVTEEEKNLSRTLMKNPNGEGLVEWPSYNQNEEYLQINLQQKKDRKLKEKKVEFWKKVILEKTKNKSMENKKVKLEL; translated from the exons ATGGCTCTTCCAAGCCCGATTGCAGTGCTTTGCACTTTGTTTTGTAGTGTAGTGTTCCTCGTGTGCGGGACAGAAG GACAGAGTGCTGCTGAGCCAGAAGTGACTATTGCACTCGGACGGCTCAAAGGAACACAGACAAAAGTGAAGGGGACAGACAAGCATGTGAatgttttcctgggaattcctTTTGCAAAAGCCCCTCTTGGATCTTTGAGGTTTTCCCCACCTGAACCGCCTGAACCCTGGACTGGTCTGAGAGATGCAACTTCTTACCCACCACT gtGTCCTCAAGATCTGTCCCTGttgaaagcagctgaaaaaaactttaaagaaaagcacTTTGCATTCCAAACTTCTGAGGATTGTTTGTACCTCAGTGTTTACAGCCCTGCTGGCTCAAGCAAGAAGGACAAGTTACCT GTAATGGTGTGGATCCATGGAGGCAATTTTATATTTGGTGGTGCTGCTAGGTATGATGGCTCTGCACTGTCAGCCTACGAGAATGTTGTGGTGGTAATAATTCAGTACCGACTGGGACTCCTTGGATTCTTCAA TACTGGTGATGAGCACGCCCGCGGGAACTGGGCATACTTGGATCAAGTCGCAGCTCTTCGGTGGGTCCAAGGAAACATTGAGCACTTTGGTGGAGATCCAGGCTCTGTCACTCTCTTTGGTGCATCTGCAGGATCTTGCTCTGTTTTTGCACAT GTGTTATCTCCTTTATCCAAGGGTCTCTTTCATAAAGCAATATCAGAGAGTGGAATTCTAATTCCCCCCAATAAAGACTTACATCTTTCAACAAATCTTGAG aaaatttccaGTATCTTTAAGTGTGAGACGAGcagttccctgtccctgctgaacTGCTTGAGGAAGCAGGAAGCAGAGCACCTGGTCTTTAACAGCAAG gaAATCTCATTTCTACCCTTAGTTTTGGATGAAGTGTTTCTTCATAAGCCACCTGAAGAGATATTGGCTGGAAAAGAATTCAATGTAGTGCCATTTATGATAGGAGTCACCAACAATGAATTTGGCTGGAATATTAGATCT ACATCAAAAATGACAAGTTTGAGGGAAATAGGAGATAGAAAATCAATTGCCTCAACTCTAGAGTTTTTTCTACCAATGATA GATGTACCCTCAGATTTTCTGCCCATGATCATAGATGAATATCTGGGAGACACAGAGGATCCTGCAGAGCTACGGGACCGATTCCTGGACCTGCTGGGGGACATGGCAATTGTTATGCCTGCCATCAAAGCACTGAATTATCACAGGG AGTCTGGAGCTCCTACCTACTTCTTCGAATTCCAGCACCGGCCCAGTTCATACTGGGATAGCAAACCAGACTATGTGAAGGCTGACCATGGGGATGAAGTTGGCTTTGTCTTTGGGGGGCCATTTCTGGCTGGTGACATCCAGCTCCGCA GTGAAGttacagaggaagagaagaaccTCAGCAGAACTCTAATGAA AAATCCTAATGGAGAGGGTCTGGTTGAATGGCCATCTTACAACCAAAATGAAGAATACTTGCAGATAAATCTACAacaaaagaaagacagaaagttgaaagaaaagaaggtaGAATTCTGGAAAAAAGTGATCCttgaaaagacaaagaacaaaagCATGGAAAACAAGAAGGTTAAATTAGAGTTATAG